One stretch of Anabas testudineus chromosome 24, fAnaTes1.2, whole genome shotgun sequence DNA includes these proteins:
- the zc3h14 gene encoding zinc finger CCCH domain-containing protein 14 isoform X1 produces the protein MEIGTEISKKIRSAIKGKLQELGAYIDEELPDYIMVMVANKKTSQQMADDLSLFLGNNTIKFTAWLHGVLEKLRSVAVEPASHKHQLQSDSSTVAGKGRSSLNEDSGTEELKVLTVTSSGFDRTEARVSSSAHDSRRGTFEKSSRLTSTVKPLMELLPSEAIIDIKPEMDDDLIAEDPLEVGTNHGRARSTASRPTAEIYRPSQSKFASVSSVNTGRPTTGSSHIRQQDNRSSRTSRTGSSKQEELSRKRKAPVASSVVRVNRASDEDSDEVEEEDANYGGRGLSSRVSLPSKPERKPTLPPAKQANRNLILKAISEAQDSITKTTAYSTIPQRQTLPVAPCTRLASSEEMTAAIQLVQEHLHSLAPRVQAYSSTELPPSRTPASSSRSLASRLQLDLAESSGGREQRDYVSTLGVRPGPEVAGGSETKSFDTRSFIMSQPQLEEAQTRTHQRLHLKEDGQAALPRTVQASKEKGNYASPKFIVTLDGVPSPLGNLADGDMELDNVRPPTKVTEAGVKMPKVSILHRLQGVVTSSEEDVMDVEMADEDTGPIKKLKVTERCKFWPVCKSGDACLYHHPTTQCKTFPNCKFGDKCLFIHPNCKYDARCTKPDCPFTHVSRRGTAAPPPKPAPPIVQTTSVCRFFPECKKVDCPFYHPKPCRFAAQCKRAGCTFYHPTTSVPPRHALKWTKASSS, from the exons ATGGAGATCGGAACCGAGATCAGCAAGAAAATACGA TCTGCTATCAAAGGCAAGCTTCAAGAACTCGGCGCATATATTG ACGAAGAGCTGCCTGACTATATCATGGTAATGGTGGCAAACAAGAAGACTTCCCAGCAGATGGCTGACGATCTATCCCTTTTCCTTGGAAACAACACCATTAAGTTCACAGCTTG GCTACATGGAGTCCTGGAGAAATTACGCTCTGTTGCAGTTG AGCCTGCATCTCACAAACATCAGCTCCAGTCTGACAGCAGTACTGTGGCTGGGAAGGGTCGATCATCACTAAATGAAGACAGCGGGACAGAGGAGTTAAAAGTGTTGACCGTAACGAGCTCTGGTTTTGACAGGACTGAAGCACGTGTGTCTAGTTCTGCTCATGATAGCAG GAGAGGGACCTTTGAGAAGAGTTCTCGACTTACCTCCACTGTTAAACCCCTTATGGAGTTACTACCCTCAGAGGCTATTATTGACATCAAACCAGAGATGGATGACGACCTTATTGCTGAGGATCCTTTAGAAGTAGGCACCAACCATGGTCGTGCACGTAGCACAGCAAGTAGACCCACTGCTGAAATTTACAGACCGAGTCAGAGCAAGTTTGCATCAGTTAGCTCTGTGAACACTGGTCGACCCACAACGGGATCCTCTCACATCAGGCAGCAGGACAACAGAAGCAGTAGAACCTCCAGAACCGGGTCCAGTAAG CAGGAGGAGTTGTCACGGAAGCGTAAGGCGCCTGTAGCGAGTTCAGTTGTGCGAGTGAACCGGGCTTCGGATGAAGACAGTGACGAGGTGGAAGAAGAGGATGCAAACTATGGAGGAAGAGGCCTGTCCAGTAGAGTGTCCCTGCCCTCCAAACCAGAACGAAA ACCTACTCTCCCTCCAGCCAAACAAGCCAACAGGAATCTGATACTGAAGGCTATCTCTGAGGCTCAGGACTCAATCACCAAAACAACAGCCTACTCCACAA TACCACAGAGGCAGACACTTCCTGTCGCACCGTGTACTCGGTTAGCCAGCAGTGAAGAGATGACGGCAGCAATTCAGCTAGTCCAGGAGCACCTCCACAGCCTGGCCCCCCGTGTGCAGGCCTACTCCTCTACAGAACTACCTCCTTCAAGAACACCTG ctTCAAGCTCCAGATCTTTAGCCTCACGCCTCCAGTTGGACTTAGCAGAGAGCAGTGGTGGAAGAGAGCAACGTGACTATG TGTCAACATTGGGTGTACGTCCAGGTCCTGAGGTTGCTGGAGGCAGCGAGACCAAGTCATTTGATACCCGCTCCTTCATAATGAGTCAACCTCAACTAGAAGAAGCACAGACCAGAACTCATCAGCGTCTTCATCTCAAAGAGGACGGCCAGGCTGCATTACCACGTACTGTCCAGGccag TAAGGAGAAAGGTAACTACGCCAGCCCCAAATTCATAGTGACATTAGATGGGGTACCTAGCCCGCTGGGGAACCTTGCAGACGGTGACATGGAACTTGACAATGTGAGACCACCTACAAAAGTCACAGAGGCGGGTGTCAAGATGCCTAAAGTCAGCATCCTTCACAGACTACAAGGAGTAGTTACATCATCTGAAG AAGACGTGATGGATGTTGAGATGGCAGACGAGGACACTGGCCCTATAAAGAAGCTGAAAGTTACTGAGCGGTGCAAGTTTTGGCCTGTCTGTAAAAGTGGAGATGCGTGTTTGTACCATCACCCCACAACACAGTGCAA GACCTTTCCAAACTGCAAGTTTGGGGATAAATGCCTTTTTATCCATCCTAATTGTAAATACGATGCCAGGTGTACCAAGCCAGATTGCCCCTTCACTCATGTCAGCCGCAGAGgcacagctgctcctccacctaAACCAG CACCGCCAATAGTCCAGACTACTAGTGTGTGTCGCTTCTTCCCAGAGTGCAAGAAGGTGGACTGCCCGTTTTATCATCCCAAG CCTTGCCGCTTCGCTGCACAGTGTAAACGTGCTGGATGCACCTTTTATCACCCAACAACATCGGTGCCTCCGAGACACGCCCTGAAGTGGACAAAAGCATCAAGCAG CTAA
- the zc3h14 gene encoding zinc finger CCCH domain-containing protein 14 isoform X2, whose protein sequence is MEIGTEISKKIRSAIKGKLQELGAYIDEELPDYIMVMVANKKTSQQMADDLSLFLGNNTIKFTAWLHGVLEKLRSVAVEPASHKHQLQSDSSTVAGKGRSSLNEDSGTEELKVLTVTSSGFDRTEARVSSSAHDSRRGTFEKSSRLTSTVKPLMELLPSEAIIDIKPEMDDDLIAEDPLEVGTNHGRARSTASRPTAEIYRPSQSKFASVSSVNTGRPTTGSSHIRQQDNRSSRTSRTGSSKQEELSRKRKAPVASSVVRVNRASDEDSDEVEEEDANYGGRGLSSRVSLPSKPERKPTLPPAKQANRNLILKAISEAQDSITKTTAYSTIPQRQTLPVAPCTRLASSEEMTAAIQLVQEHLHSLAPRVQAYSSTELPPSRTPASSSRSLASRLQLDLAESSGGREQRDYVSTLGVRPGPEVAGGSETKSFDTRSFIMSQPQLEEAQTRTHQRLHLKEDGQAALPRTVQASKEKGNYASPKFIVTLDGVPSPLGNLADGDMELDNVRPPTKVTEAGVKMPKVSILHRLQGVVTSSEDVMDVEMADEDTGPIKKLKVTERCKFWPVCKSGDACLYHHPTTQCKTFPNCKFGDKCLFIHPNCKYDARCTKPDCPFTHVSRRGTAAPPPKPAPPIVQTTSVCRFFPECKKVDCPFYHPKPCRFAAQCKRAGCTFYHPTTSVPPRHALKWTKASSS, encoded by the exons ATGGAGATCGGAACCGAGATCAGCAAGAAAATACGA TCTGCTATCAAAGGCAAGCTTCAAGAACTCGGCGCATATATTG ACGAAGAGCTGCCTGACTATATCATGGTAATGGTGGCAAACAAGAAGACTTCCCAGCAGATGGCTGACGATCTATCCCTTTTCCTTGGAAACAACACCATTAAGTTCACAGCTTG GCTACATGGAGTCCTGGAGAAATTACGCTCTGTTGCAGTTG AGCCTGCATCTCACAAACATCAGCTCCAGTCTGACAGCAGTACTGTGGCTGGGAAGGGTCGATCATCACTAAATGAAGACAGCGGGACAGAGGAGTTAAAAGTGTTGACCGTAACGAGCTCTGGTTTTGACAGGACTGAAGCACGTGTGTCTAGTTCTGCTCATGATAGCAG GAGAGGGACCTTTGAGAAGAGTTCTCGACTTACCTCCACTGTTAAACCCCTTATGGAGTTACTACCCTCAGAGGCTATTATTGACATCAAACCAGAGATGGATGACGACCTTATTGCTGAGGATCCTTTAGAAGTAGGCACCAACCATGGTCGTGCACGTAGCACAGCAAGTAGACCCACTGCTGAAATTTACAGACCGAGTCAGAGCAAGTTTGCATCAGTTAGCTCTGTGAACACTGGTCGACCCACAACGGGATCCTCTCACATCAGGCAGCAGGACAACAGAAGCAGTAGAACCTCCAGAACCGGGTCCAGTAAG CAGGAGGAGTTGTCACGGAAGCGTAAGGCGCCTGTAGCGAGTTCAGTTGTGCGAGTGAACCGGGCTTCGGATGAAGACAGTGACGAGGTGGAAGAAGAGGATGCAAACTATGGAGGAAGAGGCCTGTCCAGTAGAGTGTCCCTGCCCTCCAAACCAGAACGAAA ACCTACTCTCCCTCCAGCCAAACAAGCCAACAGGAATCTGATACTGAAGGCTATCTCTGAGGCTCAGGACTCAATCACCAAAACAACAGCCTACTCCACAA TACCACAGAGGCAGACACTTCCTGTCGCACCGTGTACTCGGTTAGCCAGCAGTGAAGAGATGACGGCAGCAATTCAGCTAGTCCAGGAGCACCTCCACAGCCTGGCCCCCCGTGTGCAGGCCTACTCCTCTACAGAACTACCTCCTTCAAGAACACCTG ctTCAAGCTCCAGATCTTTAGCCTCACGCCTCCAGTTGGACTTAGCAGAGAGCAGTGGTGGAAGAGAGCAACGTGACTATG TGTCAACATTGGGTGTACGTCCAGGTCCTGAGGTTGCTGGAGGCAGCGAGACCAAGTCATTTGATACCCGCTCCTTCATAATGAGTCAACCTCAACTAGAAGAAGCACAGACCAGAACTCATCAGCGTCTTCATCTCAAAGAGGACGGCCAGGCTGCATTACCACGTACTGTCCAGGccag TAAGGAGAAAGGTAACTACGCCAGCCCCAAATTCATAGTGACATTAGATGGGGTACCTAGCCCGCTGGGGAACCTTGCAGACGGTGACATGGAACTTGACAATGTGAGACCACCTACAAAAGTCACAGAGGCGGGTGTCAAGATGCCTAAAGTCAGCATCCTTCACAGACTACAAGGAGTAGTTACATCATCTGAAG ACGTGATGGATGTTGAGATGGCAGACGAGGACACTGGCCCTATAAAGAAGCTGAAAGTTACTGAGCGGTGCAAGTTTTGGCCTGTCTGTAAAAGTGGAGATGCGTGTTTGTACCATCACCCCACAACACAGTGCAA GACCTTTCCAAACTGCAAGTTTGGGGATAAATGCCTTTTTATCCATCCTAATTGTAAATACGATGCCAGGTGTACCAAGCCAGATTGCCCCTTCACTCATGTCAGCCGCAGAGgcacagctgctcctccacctaAACCAG CACCGCCAATAGTCCAGACTACTAGTGTGTGTCGCTTCTTCCCAGAGTGCAAGAAGGTGGACTGCCCGTTTTATCATCCCAAG CCTTGCCGCTTCGCTGCACAGTGTAAACGTGCTGGATGCACCTTTTATCACCCAACAACATCGGTGCCTCCGAGACACGCCCTGAAGTGGACAAAAGCATCAAGCAG CTAA
- the zc3h14 gene encoding zinc finger CCCH domain-containing protein 14 isoform X3, which produces MEIGTEISKKIRSAIKGKLQELGAYIDEELPDYIMVMVANKKTSQQMADDLSLFLGNNTIKFTAWLHGVLEKLRSVAVEPASHKHQLQSDSSTVAGKGRSSLNEDSGTEELKVLTVTSSGFDRTEARVSSSAHDSRRGTFEKSSRLTSTVKPLMELLPSEAIIDIKPEMDDDLIAEDPLEVGTNHGRARSTASRPTAEIYRPSQSKFASVSSVNTGRPTTGSSHIRQQDNRSSRTSRTGSSKEELSRKRKAPVASSVVRVNRASDEDSDEVEEEDANYGGRGLSSRVSLPSKPERKPTLPPAKQANRNLILKAISEAQDSITKTTAYSTIPQRQTLPVAPCTRLASSEEMTAAIQLVQEHLHSLAPRVQAYSSTELPPSRTPASSSRSLASRLQLDLAESSGGREQRDYVSTLGVRPGPEVAGGSETKSFDTRSFIMSQPQLEEAQTRTHQRLHLKEDGQAALPRTVQASKEKGNYASPKFIVTLDGVPSPLGNLADGDMELDNVRPPTKVTEAGVKMPKVSILHRLQGVVTSSEEDVMDVEMADEDTGPIKKLKVTERCKFWPVCKSGDACLYHHPTTQCKTFPNCKFGDKCLFIHPNCKYDARCTKPDCPFTHVSRRGTAAPPPKPAPPIVQTTSVCRFFPECKKVDCPFYHPKPCRFAAQCKRAGCTFYHPTTSVPPRHALKWTKASSS; this is translated from the exons ATGGAGATCGGAACCGAGATCAGCAAGAAAATACGA TCTGCTATCAAAGGCAAGCTTCAAGAACTCGGCGCATATATTG ACGAAGAGCTGCCTGACTATATCATGGTAATGGTGGCAAACAAGAAGACTTCCCAGCAGATGGCTGACGATCTATCCCTTTTCCTTGGAAACAACACCATTAAGTTCACAGCTTG GCTACATGGAGTCCTGGAGAAATTACGCTCTGTTGCAGTTG AGCCTGCATCTCACAAACATCAGCTCCAGTCTGACAGCAGTACTGTGGCTGGGAAGGGTCGATCATCACTAAATGAAGACAGCGGGACAGAGGAGTTAAAAGTGTTGACCGTAACGAGCTCTGGTTTTGACAGGACTGAAGCACGTGTGTCTAGTTCTGCTCATGATAGCAG GAGAGGGACCTTTGAGAAGAGTTCTCGACTTACCTCCACTGTTAAACCCCTTATGGAGTTACTACCCTCAGAGGCTATTATTGACATCAAACCAGAGATGGATGACGACCTTATTGCTGAGGATCCTTTAGAAGTAGGCACCAACCATGGTCGTGCACGTAGCACAGCAAGTAGACCCACTGCTGAAATTTACAGACCGAGTCAGAGCAAGTTTGCATCAGTTAGCTCTGTGAACACTGGTCGACCCACAACGGGATCCTCTCACATCAGGCAGCAGGACAACAGAAGCAGTAGAACCTCCAGAACCGGGTCCAGTAAG GAGGAGTTGTCACGGAAGCGTAAGGCGCCTGTAGCGAGTTCAGTTGTGCGAGTGAACCGGGCTTCGGATGAAGACAGTGACGAGGTGGAAGAAGAGGATGCAAACTATGGAGGAAGAGGCCTGTCCAGTAGAGTGTCCCTGCCCTCCAAACCAGAACGAAA ACCTACTCTCCCTCCAGCCAAACAAGCCAACAGGAATCTGATACTGAAGGCTATCTCTGAGGCTCAGGACTCAATCACCAAAACAACAGCCTACTCCACAA TACCACAGAGGCAGACACTTCCTGTCGCACCGTGTACTCGGTTAGCCAGCAGTGAAGAGATGACGGCAGCAATTCAGCTAGTCCAGGAGCACCTCCACAGCCTGGCCCCCCGTGTGCAGGCCTACTCCTCTACAGAACTACCTCCTTCAAGAACACCTG ctTCAAGCTCCAGATCTTTAGCCTCACGCCTCCAGTTGGACTTAGCAGAGAGCAGTGGTGGAAGAGAGCAACGTGACTATG TGTCAACATTGGGTGTACGTCCAGGTCCTGAGGTTGCTGGAGGCAGCGAGACCAAGTCATTTGATACCCGCTCCTTCATAATGAGTCAACCTCAACTAGAAGAAGCACAGACCAGAACTCATCAGCGTCTTCATCTCAAAGAGGACGGCCAGGCTGCATTACCACGTACTGTCCAGGccag TAAGGAGAAAGGTAACTACGCCAGCCCCAAATTCATAGTGACATTAGATGGGGTACCTAGCCCGCTGGGGAACCTTGCAGACGGTGACATGGAACTTGACAATGTGAGACCACCTACAAAAGTCACAGAGGCGGGTGTCAAGATGCCTAAAGTCAGCATCCTTCACAGACTACAAGGAGTAGTTACATCATCTGAAG AAGACGTGATGGATGTTGAGATGGCAGACGAGGACACTGGCCCTATAAAGAAGCTGAAAGTTACTGAGCGGTGCAAGTTTTGGCCTGTCTGTAAAAGTGGAGATGCGTGTTTGTACCATCACCCCACAACACAGTGCAA GACCTTTCCAAACTGCAAGTTTGGGGATAAATGCCTTTTTATCCATCCTAATTGTAAATACGATGCCAGGTGTACCAAGCCAGATTGCCCCTTCACTCATGTCAGCCGCAGAGgcacagctgctcctccacctaAACCAG CACCGCCAATAGTCCAGACTACTAGTGTGTGTCGCTTCTTCCCAGAGTGCAAGAAGGTGGACTGCCCGTTTTATCATCCCAAG CCTTGCCGCTTCGCTGCACAGTGTAAACGTGCTGGATGCACCTTTTATCACCCAACAACATCGGTGCCTCCGAGACACGCCCTGAAGTGGACAAAAGCATCAAGCAG CTAA
- the zc3h14 gene encoding zinc finger CCCH domain-containing protein 14 isoform X4 has translation MEIGTEISKKIRSAIKGKLQELGAYIDEELPDYIMVMVANKKTSQQMADDLSLFLGNNTIKFTAWLHGVLEKLRSVAVEPASHKHQLQSDSSTVAGKGRSSLNEDSGTEELKVLTVTSSGFDRTEARVSSSAHDSRRGTFEKSSRLTSTVKPLMELLPSEAIIDIKPEMDDDLIAEDPLEVGTNHGRARSTASRPTAEIYRPSQSKFASVSSVNTGRPTTGSSHIRQQDNRSSRTSRTGSSKQEELSRKRKAPVASSVVRVNRASDEDSDEVEEEDANYGGRGLSSRVSLPSKPERKPTLPPAKQANRNLILKAISEAQDSITKTTAYSTIPQRQTLPVAPCTRLASSEEMTAAIQLVQEHLHSLAPRVQAYSSTELPPSRTPASSSRSLASRLQLDLAESSGGREQRDYGPEVAGGSETKSFDTRSFIMSQPQLEEAQTRTHQRLHLKEDGQAALPRTVQASKEKGNYASPKFIVTLDGVPSPLGNLADGDMELDNVRPPTKVTEAGVKMPKVSILHRLQGVVTSSEEDVMDVEMADEDTGPIKKLKVTERCKFWPVCKSGDACLYHHPTTQCKTFPNCKFGDKCLFIHPNCKYDARCTKPDCPFTHVSRRGTAAPPPKPAPPIVQTTSVCRFFPECKKVDCPFYHPKPCRFAAQCKRAGCTFYHPTTSVPPRHALKWTKASSS, from the exons ATGGAGATCGGAACCGAGATCAGCAAGAAAATACGA TCTGCTATCAAAGGCAAGCTTCAAGAACTCGGCGCATATATTG ACGAAGAGCTGCCTGACTATATCATGGTAATGGTGGCAAACAAGAAGACTTCCCAGCAGATGGCTGACGATCTATCCCTTTTCCTTGGAAACAACACCATTAAGTTCACAGCTTG GCTACATGGAGTCCTGGAGAAATTACGCTCTGTTGCAGTTG AGCCTGCATCTCACAAACATCAGCTCCAGTCTGACAGCAGTACTGTGGCTGGGAAGGGTCGATCATCACTAAATGAAGACAGCGGGACAGAGGAGTTAAAAGTGTTGACCGTAACGAGCTCTGGTTTTGACAGGACTGAAGCACGTGTGTCTAGTTCTGCTCATGATAGCAG GAGAGGGACCTTTGAGAAGAGTTCTCGACTTACCTCCACTGTTAAACCCCTTATGGAGTTACTACCCTCAGAGGCTATTATTGACATCAAACCAGAGATGGATGACGACCTTATTGCTGAGGATCCTTTAGAAGTAGGCACCAACCATGGTCGTGCACGTAGCACAGCAAGTAGACCCACTGCTGAAATTTACAGACCGAGTCAGAGCAAGTTTGCATCAGTTAGCTCTGTGAACACTGGTCGACCCACAACGGGATCCTCTCACATCAGGCAGCAGGACAACAGAAGCAGTAGAACCTCCAGAACCGGGTCCAGTAAG CAGGAGGAGTTGTCACGGAAGCGTAAGGCGCCTGTAGCGAGTTCAGTTGTGCGAGTGAACCGGGCTTCGGATGAAGACAGTGACGAGGTGGAAGAAGAGGATGCAAACTATGGAGGAAGAGGCCTGTCCAGTAGAGTGTCCCTGCCCTCCAAACCAGAACGAAA ACCTACTCTCCCTCCAGCCAAACAAGCCAACAGGAATCTGATACTGAAGGCTATCTCTGAGGCTCAGGACTCAATCACCAAAACAACAGCCTACTCCACAA TACCACAGAGGCAGACACTTCCTGTCGCACCGTGTACTCGGTTAGCCAGCAGTGAAGAGATGACGGCAGCAATTCAGCTAGTCCAGGAGCACCTCCACAGCCTGGCCCCCCGTGTGCAGGCCTACTCCTCTACAGAACTACCTCCTTCAAGAACACCTG ctTCAAGCTCCAGATCTTTAGCCTCACGCCTCCAGTTGGACTTAGCAGAGAGCAGTGGTGGAAGAGAGCAACGTGACTATG GTCCTGAGGTTGCTGGAGGCAGCGAGACCAAGTCATTTGATACCCGCTCCTTCATAATGAGTCAACCTCAACTAGAAGAAGCACAGACCAGAACTCATCAGCGTCTTCATCTCAAAGAGGACGGCCAGGCTGCATTACCACGTACTGTCCAGGccag TAAGGAGAAAGGTAACTACGCCAGCCCCAAATTCATAGTGACATTAGATGGGGTACCTAGCCCGCTGGGGAACCTTGCAGACGGTGACATGGAACTTGACAATGTGAGACCACCTACAAAAGTCACAGAGGCGGGTGTCAAGATGCCTAAAGTCAGCATCCTTCACAGACTACAAGGAGTAGTTACATCATCTGAAG AAGACGTGATGGATGTTGAGATGGCAGACGAGGACACTGGCCCTATAAAGAAGCTGAAAGTTACTGAGCGGTGCAAGTTTTGGCCTGTCTGTAAAAGTGGAGATGCGTGTTTGTACCATCACCCCACAACACAGTGCAA GACCTTTCCAAACTGCAAGTTTGGGGATAAATGCCTTTTTATCCATCCTAATTGTAAATACGATGCCAGGTGTACCAAGCCAGATTGCCCCTTCACTCATGTCAGCCGCAGAGgcacagctgctcctccacctaAACCAG CACCGCCAATAGTCCAGACTACTAGTGTGTGTCGCTTCTTCCCAGAGTGCAAGAAGGTGGACTGCCCGTTTTATCATCCCAAG CCTTGCCGCTTCGCTGCACAGTGTAAACGTGCTGGATGCACCTTTTATCACCCAACAACATCGGTGCCTCCGAGACACGCCCTGAAGTGGACAAAAGCATCAAGCAG CTAA
- the zc3h14 gene encoding zinc finger CCCH domain-containing protein 14 isoform X5 has product MEIGTEISKKIRSAIKGKLQELGAYIDEELPDYIMVMVANKKTSQQMADDLSLFLGNNTIKFTAWLHGVLEKLRSVAVEPASHKHQLQSDSSTVAGKGRSSLNEDSGTEELKVLTVTSSGFDRTEARVSSSAHDSRRGTFEKSSRLTSTVKPLMELLPSEAIIDIKPEMDDDLIAEDPLEVGTNHGRARSTASRPTAEIYRPSQSKFASVSSVNTGRPTTGSSHIRQQDNRSSRTSRTGSSKQEELSRKRKAPVASSVVRVNRASDEDSDEVEEEDANYGGRGLSSRVSLPSKPERKPTLPPAKQANRNLILKAISEAQDSITKTTAYSTIPQRQTLPVAPCTRLASSEEMTAAIQLVQEHLHSLAPRVQAYSSTELPPSRTPASSSRSLASRLQLDLAESSGGREQRDYGPEVAGGSETKSFDTRSFIMSQPQLEEAQTRTHQRLHLKEDGQAALPRTVQASKEKGNYASPKFIVTLDGVPSPLGNLADGDMELDNVRPPTKVTEAGVKMPKVSILHRLQGVVTSSEDVMDVEMADEDTGPIKKLKVTERCKFWPVCKSGDACLYHHPTTQCKTFPNCKFGDKCLFIHPNCKYDARCTKPDCPFTHVSRRGTAAPPPKPAPPIVQTTSVCRFFPECKKVDCPFYHPKPCRFAAQCKRAGCTFYHPTTSVPPRHALKWTKASSS; this is encoded by the exons ATGGAGATCGGAACCGAGATCAGCAAGAAAATACGA TCTGCTATCAAAGGCAAGCTTCAAGAACTCGGCGCATATATTG ACGAAGAGCTGCCTGACTATATCATGGTAATGGTGGCAAACAAGAAGACTTCCCAGCAGATGGCTGACGATCTATCCCTTTTCCTTGGAAACAACACCATTAAGTTCACAGCTTG GCTACATGGAGTCCTGGAGAAATTACGCTCTGTTGCAGTTG AGCCTGCATCTCACAAACATCAGCTCCAGTCTGACAGCAGTACTGTGGCTGGGAAGGGTCGATCATCACTAAATGAAGACAGCGGGACAGAGGAGTTAAAAGTGTTGACCGTAACGAGCTCTGGTTTTGACAGGACTGAAGCACGTGTGTCTAGTTCTGCTCATGATAGCAG GAGAGGGACCTTTGAGAAGAGTTCTCGACTTACCTCCACTGTTAAACCCCTTATGGAGTTACTACCCTCAGAGGCTATTATTGACATCAAACCAGAGATGGATGACGACCTTATTGCTGAGGATCCTTTAGAAGTAGGCACCAACCATGGTCGTGCACGTAGCACAGCAAGTAGACCCACTGCTGAAATTTACAGACCGAGTCAGAGCAAGTTTGCATCAGTTAGCTCTGTGAACACTGGTCGACCCACAACGGGATCCTCTCACATCAGGCAGCAGGACAACAGAAGCAGTAGAACCTCCAGAACCGGGTCCAGTAAG CAGGAGGAGTTGTCACGGAAGCGTAAGGCGCCTGTAGCGAGTTCAGTTGTGCGAGTGAACCGGGCTTCGGATGAAGACAGTGACGAGGTGGAAGAAGAGGATGCAAACTATGGAGGAAGAGGCCTGTCCAGTAGAGTGTCCCTGCCCTCCAAACCAGAACGAAA ACCTACTCTCCCTCCAGCCAAACAAGCCAACAGGAATCTGATACTGAAGGCTATCTCTGAGGCTCAGGACTCAATCACCAAAACAACAGCCTACTCCACAA TACCACAGAGGCAGACACTTCCTGTCGCACCGTGTACTCGGTTAGCCAGCAGTGAAGAGATGACGGCAGCAATTCAGCTAGTCCAGGAGCACCTCCACAGCCTGGCCCCCCGTGTGCAGGCCTACTCCTCTACAGAACTACCTCCTTCAAGAACACCTG ctTCAAGCTCCAGATCTTTAGCCTCACGCCTCCAGTTGGACTTAGCAGAGAGCAGTGGTGGAAGAGAGCAACGTGACTATG GTCCTGAGGTTGCTGGAGGCAGCGAGACCAAGTCATTTGATACCCGCTCCTTCATAATGAGTCAACCTCAACTAGAAGAAGCACAGACCAGAACTCATCAGCGTCTTCATCTCAAAGAGGACGGCCAGGCTGCATTACCACGTACTGTCCAGGccag TAAGGAGAAAGGTAACTACGCCAGCCCCAAATTCATAGTGACATTAGATGGGGTACCTAGCCCGCTGGGGAACCTTGCAGACGGTGACATGGAACTTGACAATGTGAGACCACCTACAAAAGTCACAGAGGCGGGTGTCAAGATGCCTAAAGTCAGCATCCTTCACAGACTACAAGGAGTAGTTACATCATCTGAAG ACGTGATGGATGTTGAGATGGCAGACGAGGACACTGGCCCTATAAAGAAGCTGAAAGTTACTGAGCGGTGCAAGTTTTGGCCTGTCTGTAAAAGTGGAGATGCGTGTTTGTACCATCACCCCACAACACAGTGCAA GACCTTTCCAAACTGCAAGTTTGGGGATAAATGCCTTTTTATCCATCCTAATTGTAAATACGATGCCAGGTGTACCAAGCCAGATTGCCCCTTCACTCATGTCAGCCGCAGAGgcacagctgctcctccacctaAACCAG CACCGCCAATAGTCCAGACTACTAGTGTGTGTCGCTTCTTCCCAGAGTGCAAGAAGGTGGACTGCCCGTTTTATCATCCCAAG CCTTGCCGCTTCGCTGCACAGTGTAAACGTGCTGGATGCACCTTTTATCACCCAACAACATCGGTGCCTCCGAGACACGCCCTGAAGTGGACAAAAGCATCAAGCAG CTAA